The genomic DNA AGCAATATCCTTAATTTGTTCTAATGTTAGATCTGGTGCAATTTTTATCATTAGAGGAACATATTTTTGATGCTGAATTTCTAAATCCTTTTGAGCCGATTTTAAACTGGAAAGTAGGTGTTCAATATGTTTTTTATTTTGTAACTCTCTTAAATTTTTAGTATTTGGGGAGCTAATATTAACACAGATATAAGAAGCATAAGGATAGATTTTAGTCAGACAGGTCAAATAATCTTCTAGAGCATTTTCAATAGGGGTATCATAATTTTTACCAATATTGACACCCAATACACCTTTGTAGTGAGACTCTTTGATCTGTTCAATCATATAATCAACCCCTTTATTATTAAAGCCCATGCGGTTAATGATAGCATTTTTCTCAGGTATTCTAAATAATCTAGGTTTCGGATTGCCAAGTTGAGGTCTAGGGGTAACAGTTCCTATTTCGATAAAGCCAAATCCTAGGGAGGCTAAAGCATCAATGTACTCGCCATTTTTATCTAAACCTGCGGCTAAGCCAATGGGATTGGAAATCTCAAGTCCCATTAAGGTGGAAGGGTATTGTGCCATAAAAAATGGTTTCAATAAATTAAAACGATAAA from Neisseriaceae bacterium includes the following:
- a CDS encoding quinone-dependent dihydroorotate dehydrogenase, whose amino-acid sequence is MFYNLVKRFLLSMDEEKSHIYSLKLLKLFYRFNLLKPFFMAQYPSTLMGLEISNPIGLAAGLDKNGEYIDALASLGFGFIEIGTVTPRPQLGNPKPRLFRIPEKNAIINRMGFNNKGVDYMIEQIKESHYKGVLGVNIGKNYDTPIENALEDYLTCLTKIYPYASYICVNISSPNTKNLRELQNKKHIEHLLSSLKSAQKDLEIQHQKYVPLMIKIAPDLTLEQIKDIAKIAIEVSLDGITCSNTTVDKILIEGDPLAKENGGLSGAPLFEKSNKILTTLLKELDGNIPVIGVGGINSGKDALHKLELGASAVQLYTGLIYQGPSLVTKCIKICSEPVIYN